The Deltaproteobacteria bacterium genomic interval CGCCGGCCCTCTCCGGGCTGGCCGGCTGTCTGCAGGAGCGAGCGCTCTGCCCCGAGGGCTGGCGCTTCCTCTCGACCACCCTCGATGACGACAGCTGCGAGGTGAGCTTGCTCACCGACCTCGACCCGCGGGAGGCGCGGCGGATCCTCCAGGGCCTCTCCCCGGCCCGCCCCCACGAGCTGCCCTGAAGCGATCAGTCGCTGTGGGGGTCGAGGGTGAGCAGCCCGACGCGGATGGCGAACTGCACCAGCTTCGAGCGGTTGTGGATGCTCAGCTTCTCCATCATGTTCGCCCGGTGGGCCATGGCGGTCTTCACCGCCACCCCGAGGGACGCGGCGATCTCCTTGTTGGAGAGGCCCTCGGCCACCAGCCCCAGCACCTGCTGCTCCCGGGGCGTGAGCAGGTGGAGCATCTCCTCGTCGTTCGCGGGGACCGGCTCCTCGCTCCGGCGCCCCGGCAGCAGCGCGCCGGCGAGCCCCGGATCGACGTAGGTCCCGCCGCTGGCGACGGCGCGCAGGGCCGAGAGCAGCTCCTCGCCCCGGGCGGTCTTCAGCAGGTAGCCGTTGGCACCCGCCTCGAGGGCCCGCCGCAGGTACACCTCCTCGGCGTGCTGGGTCAGCACCAGGATGCGGGTGCGCACCCGCTGGCGGCGCAGCTCGATCACGGTCCCGAGCCCGCCGAGCCCGGGCATGGAGAGATCGAGGATGAGCACGTCGGGGCGCTTCTCCGTGACCAGCGCCACGGCGCCGTCCCCGTCGCTGGCCTCCCCGACGATGTCGATCTGGGGATCGGTCTGCTCCTCGAGGAAGGCCCGCAGGCCCACCCGGAGCACCACGTGATCATCGGCGATGGCGACTCGTAGGAGGGTCATGCGCTCTCTCCCTCTTCGTTCAGGGGGTGGGCCCGTAGCGGGGCCACGACCCGGACGGTCGTGCCCTCGGTCCGGCTGGAGGTGATGGCGATCTCGCCCCCGATCAGGCGGGCCCGCTCGGACATCCCGATGAGCCCCAGGCCGCGGCCCTGCTCGCTGGCCTCCTCGACGATGCGGCCCGGATCGAAGCCCCGGCCGTCGTCCTCGATGAGCAGCTCGATGTCGGACTCGTTGCAGCGCACCGTCACCAGGACGTGCTCCGCGCCGGCGTGGAGCACGGCGTTGTTCAGCGCCTCCTGGGCGATGCGGTAGAGCGAGACCGAGGTCTCGTACTCGAGCTCGATCTCGTCTCCCGGGCAGTCGAGCTCCAGCATGCCGTGCAGCGCCTTGAGGCGGGGATCCCGCTCCAGGAGCCACTGCAGGGCAGCCACGAAGCCCATGGTCTCGAGGACCGAGAGGCGCAGATCCAGGAGGATCCGGCGCACGGTCTCGAGCATCGACGAGGCCCGCTGCTCGAGCTCCCGCAGCGAGTGAAGGACCGCCTCCGAGCTCACCCGGCCGGTGAGGCGCTCGATCTCCAGCCGCATGGCCGCCAGATCCTGGGCCACCGTGTCGTGGAGCTCGCGGGCCACGCGCGCCCGCTCGTCCTCCTGGGCCCGCAGCACCCGGTGGAGCAGGCGGCGCCGGGAGACGAGGGTGCGCTCCTCGCTCTGCATGGCCAGCACCGAGTCGACCATCCGCCCCCGCCAGCTCTCCAGGGCCAGGGCGAGCTGCCCGATCTCGTCGCGACTCTTGGGGCCGAGGGAGATCCGGTTCTCGTGGTCCTCGGCGGCGTGGACGGCGCGGGTCAGGCGCTTCACCGGCGCGACCGTCGCTCGAACCGAGAGCCCGGCGAAGATCAGGAAGAGCATGATGAAGGAGGTGCCCAGCAAGAGGAGGCGGTTGCGCAGGTGCAGGGCGGGCGCCAGGGCCATCCGCTCCGGCTGGATCACCGCCACCCCCAGGGGCAGCGTGGGCAGGGGCGCGAAGGCGAGCACGTCGGTGTCCCGGTCGGGCTCCTCGACGCCGTGGCAGGAGTGGCAGCGGCCCTGGAGGGTCTCTCGCCGCTGGATCGAGTCGGCCAGGGCCCGATCGTGGTCGCGCTTGCTCAGGAGATCCGAGACCCGGGTCGCGGCGACCACCTTCCCCCCGCGATCGATCAGCTCGATCTCGGCCCGGGAGGGGCGGGCCAGCTCGGTGAGCGGCTCGAGGAGGTTGTTGGTCGCCGGCTGGAGCAGGCCGCCGACGTAGCCGGCCGGCTGCCCCAGCGGATCCTCCAGCCGCTGGAGGAAGACGACCATGGGCCGGTGGGCCAGCTCGGCCTGCCGGCTGGCCACGGTCCGGGGCCGCCCCGCGAGGAGCTGATCCTCATCGAGGAGCG includes:
- a CDS encoding response regulator transcription factor, with protein sequence MTLLRVAIADDHVVLRVGLRAFLEEQTDPQIDIVGEASDGDGAVALVTEKRPDVLILDLSMPGLGGLGTVIELRRQRVRTRILVLTQHAEEVYLRRALEAGANGYLLKTARGEELLSALRAVASGGTYVDPGLAGALLPGRRSEEPVPANDEEMLHLLTPREQQVLGLVAEGLSNKEIAASLGVAVKTAMAHRANMMEKLSIHNRSKLVQFAIRVGLLTLDPHSD
- a CDS encoding histidine kinase — translated: MHADSHPRRPPRRWRESLYARAALFLALGCGSLMGAVGVLVTLMVDDSVERLLLERTQLASAAGAFVEQRILQQLAHLAHQIPVHDPESWGEPDRWTAYRDALAREYPTCLFSEGVFLTDLEGKVLVGAPDVPEGLQALLDEDQLLAGRPRTVASRQAELAHRPMVVFLQRLEDPLGQPAGYVGGLLQPATNNLLEPLTELARPSRAEIELIDRGGKVVAATRVSDLLSKRDHDRALADSIQRRETLQGRCHSCHGVEEPDRDTDVLAFAPLPTLPLGVAVIQPERMALAPALHLRNRLLLLGTSFIMLFLIFAGLSVRATVAPVKRLTRAVHAAEDHENRISLGPKSRDEIGQLALALESWRGRMVDSVLAMQSEERTLVSRRRLLHRVLRAQEDERARVARELHDTVAQDLAAMRLEIERLTGRVSSEAVLHSLRELEQRASSMLETVRRILLDLRLSVLETMGFVAALQWLLERDPRLKALHGMLELDCPGDEIELEYETSVSLYRIAQEALNNAVLHAGAEHVLVTVRCNESDIELLIEDDGRGFDPGRIVEEASEQGRGLGLIGMSERARLIGGEIAITSSRTEGTTVRVVAPLRAHPLNEEGESA